The following coding sequences are from one Helicoverpa armigera isolate CAAS_96S chromosome 2, ASM3070526v1, whole genome shotgun sequence window:
- the LOC110382488 gene encoding uncharacterized protein LOC110382488 translates to MISDDNQSGLFRCSESKSPITSVDGTSNPKSAENYSVFDDGSCGEPLVAQHVIVDFTPNDDDTDFLQKKVCSFWTFINNNPDIQNLKVQPEFVYRDESSTSIVSETPTFESRSTITADSEIHKTAVDMLVYAEERKFIDTLFDAKMPMTNCSLGSREYKEGQVTRPKKKDKKKLVCTCKSSISSCPVHSSEKFKQETTVSPIRVLNRKMNEWDAKHPKSMEPPGQAPALQHCTIQRTHAQAIKRKQDALDKAKSSGEPMRAQHLVIDFAPGREDTPEIQARCHQYWELAKNKTDHERKHPSPKPERHLINLSSSPPHLDTGTDRNNLPAIHSMKKTKKKGCVKAPFGSGEMNPYFT, encoded by the exons atgaTTTCTGATGATAATCAGTCCGGGTTATTTCGGTGCAGTGAGAGCAAGAGTCCGATCACCTCGGTGGATGGGACCAGCAACCCCAAGTCCGCTGAGAACTACAGCGTATTCGATGATGGGTCCTGCGGGGAACCGCTGGTGGCTCAGCACGTCATAGTAGACTTTACGCCCAATGATGACGACACCGACTTTTTGCAGAAAAAAGTTTGCTCCTTTTGGACGTTTATTAACAATAACCCTGATATACAGAATCTGAAGGTGCAGCCA GAGTTCGTGTACAGAGATGAATCCAGTACAAGCATCGTGAGTGAAACTCCCACCTTCGAATCACGGTCTACCATTACAGCTGACAGCGAGATCCACAAGACTGCTGTTGATATGCTCGTGTATGCTGAAGAAAGAA AATTTATAGACACTTTATTTGACGCCAAGATGCCGATGACTAACTGCTCGTTGGGCTCTAGGGAGTACAAAGAAGGTCAGGTAACACGACCGAAGAAGAAAGACAAGAAGAAACTAG TATGCACTTGCAAGAGTTCCATTTCGTCCTGTCCCGTACATTCCTCTGAGAAATTCAAACAAGAGACCACAGTATCTCCAATAAGGGTGTTGAACAGAAAAATGAACGAATGGGACGCTAAGCACCCCAA GTCGATGGAACCCCCAGGCCAAGCACCAGCTCTGCAGCACTGCACCATCCAGAGGACACAT GCCCAAGCAATAAAACGAAAGCAGGATGCTTTAGACAAGGCGAAGTCAAGTGGGGAGCCAATGAGGGCACAGCACCTGGTCATAGACTTCGCTCCTGGCAGAGAAGACACGCCGGAGATACAGGCTCGCTGCCATCAGTACTGGGAGCTGGCGAAGAACAAAACCGACCATGAACGGAAGCATCCA TCTCCGAAACCAGAACGACACTTGATAAATTTATCGAGTAGCCCTCCTCATCTAGACACAGGCACAGACAGAAACAACTTACCAGCTATTCACTCGATGAAGAAAACTAAGAAAAAAG GTTGTGTGAAAGCCCCTTTCGGGTCAGGCGAAATGAACCCCTATTTTACATGA
- the LOC110382487 gene encoding uncharacterized protein LOC110382487, translating into MIQLPKKHRDPKELQGLCQCRPVCKSRRREWKGEVQNTSAELLLERKPLPLCFKRWPTKVYPNSPCPLLGRTRRITVNDRYAIHKPHVVRICQAPIDDSVDTPYLRYAQMAKAMGAWGAVHACCAFCECGACCPCGIREYVLHDAEREARRHSEMRAFDARVKTDHQIMRIMYDKI; encoded by the exons ATGATACAATTGCCGAAAAAACATCGCGATCCTAAAGAACTTCAAGGTCTTTGCCA ATGCCGTCCAGTATGCAAGAGTCGGAGACGCGAGTGGAAGGGCGAGGTGCAGAACACGTCAGCTGAGCTGCTGCTGGAGAGAAAACCGCTCCCCTTATGCTTTAAGAGATGGCCCACG AAAGTATACCCAAACAGTCCCTGCCCACTCCTGGGTCGTACGCGGCGCATCACGGTGAACGACCGCTATGCCATCCACAAGCCCCACGTGGTGAGGATCTGCCAGGCCCCAATAGATGACTCAGTGGACACCCCTTACTTGAGATATGCACAAATGGCTAAAGCTATGG GAGCCTGGGGTGCAGTGCACGCGTGCTGTGCGTTCTGCGAATGCGGTGCTTGTTGTCCGTGCGGTATCCGCGAGTACGTGCTGCACGACGCGGAGCGCGAGGCTCGCCGCCACTCCGAGATGCGCGCCTTCGACGCCCGCGTTAAGACCGACCATCAGATCATGCGCATTATGTACGACAAAATCTGA